The Sediminicola sp. YIK13 genomic sequence TTTAGACTTCTTCGTTAGAATGTGACTTTTAAAGGCGTGCTTTCTTTTGATTTTACCGGTACCCGTAAGCTTAAAACGCTTTTTGGTACTGGATTTTGTTTTCATCTTAGGCATCTTGTTCCTATTTATGGTTTATCTCGCTTATTATCTTTGCTGTTGCCCCAAAACTTCGGGAGTCTCAACAGGTATATTTTGTTGTACTATATATTGCTTTGGAAACTAAAAAGAAATACGTTCTTATTTCTTTGTTTTCGGAGCAAGGAACATCGTCATACGCTTTCCTTCCAATCTCGGCATTTGCTCTACCTTCCCTAGCTCTTCCAATTCGGAGGCCAGTTTCAGCAACAATATCTCACCTTGATCTTTGTATACGATAGATCGTCCTTTAAAGAAGACATAAGCTTTTAGCTTTGCGCCATCCTTTAAGAATTTTTCAGCATGCTTCTTTTTGAACTCGTAATCATGATCATCTGTCTGTGGACCAAATCTGATTTCCTTAACCACTACTTTAGTGGCTTTGGCCTTCATGACCTTTTCCCTTTTCTTCTGTTCGTAAAGAAACTTCTTGTAATCCGTAATCTTACATACGGGTGGATCTGCTTTTGGAGAAATCTCCACTAAATCCAACTCTAATTCTTCAGATTTTGCTAGTGCGTCCTTTAAAGAGTAAACACCCACTTCAACATTATCACCTACCAAACGTACATTCTGAGAGGTAATTGCTCTGTTGATATTGTGCGGATTCTTATTTTCTCTTCTAGGCTGTGGCCTAAATCTTTTTCGTATTGCTATGGCTAATAAATTTTAGTTAAACATTAATTTTTTAAAACGACTTTAAGGTACTATTTATTTCATTAGTAACCAAGTTGGAGAAGTCTGTCAAGGTGATGGAGCCTAAATCATCGCCTCCATGTCTTCTAACAGAAATCGTGTTTTCCTGTTCCTCATTGTCCCCTACGATCAGCATAAACGGTATCTTGTTCATTTCTGCCTCTCGTATTTTTTTGCCAACAGTCTCACTTCTCTTGTCTACAAGGGCGCGAATTTCGTGATTTTCTAGGGAATTTAAAACTTTTTGGGCATATTTTTCATGCTTCTCACTTATAGGCAATACAATAGCCTGTTCTGGGATCAGCCATAAAGGGAAATTTCCTCCTGTATGTTCCAGTAAAAGGGCAATGAATCGCTCCATACTTCCAAAGGGTGCACGGTGAATCATGACCGGTCTGTGCAATTCATTATCACTGCCTTTATAGGTAAGGTCAAAACGCTCCGGTAAGTTGTAGTCTACCTGAATAGTTCCCAATTGCCATTGTCTGCCCAGGGCATCCTTTACCATAAAGTCCAGCTTGGGGCCATAGAAAGCAGCTTCCCCACTTTCAACAACAAAATCCAACCCTTTTTCTGTCGCAGCATTTATAATTGCATTTTCTGCTTTTTCCCAATTTTCAACCGATCCAATGTATTTTTCAGGGGTGTTGAGATCCCTCACGGATACTTGGGCCGTGAAATTTCCAAAACCTAGAGATCCCAAAACATATAAGGTAAGGTCTATAACATTTTTAAATTCTTCCGCCAATTGGTCCGGGGTACAGAATATATGGGCGTCATCCTGGGTAAAACCACGTACTCTGGTAAGACCGTGCAATTCTCCGCTCTGTTCATACCTATATACGGTGCCAAATTCAGCAAAACGTTTCGGTAAATCTTTGTAAGAATGTGGTTTAAAATTAAATATCTCACAATGGTGGGGGCAGTTCATTGGTTTCAACAAAAATTCCTCATCCATTTTTGGGGTTCTGATAGGCTGAAAGCTATCTTCCCCGTATTTGGCATAATGTCCTGAAGTCACATACAATTCCTTCTGGCCAATATGTGGTGTTACAACCATCTCGTAACCTGCTTTCTTTTGGGCCTTTTTCAAGAAATTCTCCAAACGCTCCCTAAGGGCGGCTCCTTTCGGTAACCACAAAGGAAGGCCTTGTCCTACTTTTGCGGAAAAGGTGAATAGTTCCAATTCCTTGCCCAATTTTCTATGGTCGCGTTGTTTGGCCTGCTCCAATAGCTCTAGGTATTCTGTGAGTTCCTTTTGTTTTGGAAAGGAGATGCCGTAGACACGGGTCAACTGTTTGTTGTTTTCATTACCTCTCCAGTAGGCACCGGCAACACTCAATATTTTTATGGCCTTGATGATCCCGGTATTGGGGATATGTCCCCCGCGACAAAGATCGGTAAATGTATCATGGTCGCAGAAAGTAATGGTACCGTCTTCAAGATTTTCTATCAGTTCTACCTTATATTCATTTCCTTGTGCCTTATATTTATTTAAAGCTTCCGCTTTGGTCACGGCACGCATCTTGTAATCGTGTTTGCCACGGGCTATTTCAAGGGCCTTTTTCTCTATTTCTTGAAAGTCCTTTTCGGAAATACTTCGGTCGCCAAAATCAACATCATAATAAAAGCCATTGTCAATAGCTGGTCCAATGGTCAGTTTTGCGCCAGGGTACAATTCTTCCAAAGCTTGGGCCACAACGTGGGAAGAAGAATGCCAAAAAGCTTTCTTACCTTCTTTGTCGTTCCATGTATATAAAGTTAGTGTCCCGTCCTCGGTTAAGGGGGTCACCGTTTCCACGATGGTATCATTGTATTTTGCAGAGATGACATTTCTTGCGAAACCCTCGCTAATTCCTTTGGCCACATCCATTGGAGAACTACCCTTTGCATGTTCTTTAATCGTTCCGTCTGGCAATGTAATTTTAATCATACCTATATATACCTAATTATAAGGTTGCAAATATACTACCTAGTATTGATGCGGACAATAATAATAAATGTGTTTTTGGGCGTAACCATATCTTATATATAAGATAGGTCGGGCTATCCATTATATCCCACATGTTATGTGGGGATGCCATTTCTATCCCTTACGCGCAGCTGTTCATTTTTTCCATCCGTAAATCCCTGTAATCCAATGCGCTCCGATGGGGCTAAAAAAAAGAATAAAAAAAGGCAAAAAAAAGTGTTGTTGAATTGCGGAAAGGTTGTAGGTTTGCAGCCCGAAACAACGAGGGTTGCGGAGGGAAAAACGGTCGGAAGGCCGTGTTCATTGAAGGTTCTGGAGTGGCAAAAGAGAAAAGGAAAAAGTTTTTCATTTTTTATTTGCGGGGAACAAAAAGGGTTGTATATTTGCACCCGCTTTGGGAGACAGAGCGACAGAACAAAAACAAGAATAGACAAGTTCATTGACATATTGTAAGACAGCGTCCGATTACCGGAAACGGGAATCGGATAAAAAATTGAATAAAATTAGCTTATAGAATACTAAGGGCTGGGTTCGGACAATTTAAAGTTTGCAGATGTAATAATATTTACAAAACAACGATGAAGAGTTTGATCCTGGCTCAGGATGAACGCTAGCGGCAGGCCTAACACATGCAAGTCGAGGGGTAACGGGGTGCTTGCACCGCCGACGACCGGCGCACGGGTGCGCAACGCGTATACAATCTGCCTTATGCTGAGGGATAGCCCAGAGAAATTTGGATTAATACCTCATGGTATCGGAGAACGGCA encodes the following:
- the rpmI gene encoding 50S ribosomal protein L35, coding for MPKMKTKSSTKKRFKLTGTGKIKRKHAFKSHILTKKSKKRKLALTHSTLVHEADVNSIKEQLRLK
- the infC gene encoding translation initiation factor IF-3, with protein sequence MAIRKRFRPQPRRENKNPHNINRAITSQNVRLVGDNVEVGVYSLKDALAKSEELELDLVEISPKADPPVCKITDYKKFLYEQKKREKVMKAKATKVVVKEIRFGPQTDDHDYEFKKKHAEKFLKDGAKLKAYVFFKGRSIVYKDQGEILLLKLASELEELGKVEQMPRLEGKRMTMFLAPKTKK
- the thrS gene encoding threonine--tRNA ligase, translated to MIKITLPDGTIKEHAKGSSPMDVAKGISEGFARNVISAKYNDTIVETVTPLTEDGTLTLYTWNDKEGKKAFWHSSSHVVAQALEELYPGAKLTIGPAIDNGFYYDVDFGDRSISEKDFQEIEKKALEIARGKHDYKMRAVTKAEALNKYKAQGNEYKVELIENLEDGTITFCDHDTFTDLCRGGHIPNTGIIKAIKILSVAGAYWRGNENNKQLTRVYGISFPKQKELTEYLELLEQAKQRDHRKLGKELELFTFSAKVGQGLPLWLPKGAALRERLENFLKKAQKKAGYEMVVTPHIGQKELYVTSGHYAKYGEDSFQPIRTPKMDEEFLLKPMNCPHHCEIFNFKPHSYKDLPKRFAEFGTVYRYEQSGELHGLTRVRGFTQDDAHIFCTPDQLAEEFKNVIDLTLYVLGSLGFGNFTAQVSVRDLNTPEKYIGSVENWEKAENAIINAATEKGLDFVVESGEAAFYGPKLDFMVKDALGRQWQLGTIQVDYNLPERFDLTYKGSDNELHRPVMIHRAPFGSMERFIALLLEHTGGNFPLWLIPEQAIVLPISEKHEKYAQKVLNSLENHEIRALVDKRSETVGKKIREAEMNKIPFMLIVGDNEEQENTISVRRHGGDDLGSITLTDFSNLVTNEINSTLKSF